Proteins from a genomic interval of Sphingobacterium sp. SYP-B4668:
- a CDS encoding PQQ-dependent sugar dehydrogenase produces MKKQLYCVLVSCVVLMVSACQHIPREEYIDFLKVSDTTYLGVSQLTDSLEVPWDLQFNPTTKSIFFTEIKGQISELNLATNKRTIIYTVPHVFQKRSMGLLGLALHPDFDKKPYLYVCYTIKDGEHYFSELAKLRYVEGKIVESKVLLKIGGALGHNGSRLLFDKERLLYWATGDAHSNTNSQDSTNLNGKVLRMTDEGLIPSDNPISNSYVYAWGFRNIQGMAMTSKGHLMTSEHGDAIEDEINLVKPLHNYGWKEIEGFHDTDAEKEIARHSSRTEPIKAWTPVIAPAAISYYGSQAIPEWSNSLLLTTLKNQSFRVLKLDAEQQVIADEKVYFKNHYGRIRAVTIDDTGNIYIATSNRDWNPQNGFPQKGDDRILKLAVIDFVPKEFLMAYEPENKKISDGKVLYQSYCASCHKNDGKGVRNSFPPLIQTPTITDAHKLVTVLLKGLKGKNVINGEEYDEEMPAFGFLSDADVATIATYIRTHFGNNLGSIDSAMVKDIRMTTHK; encoded by the coding sequence ATGAAGAAGCAATTATATTGCGTTTTGGTCTCCTGTGTTGTGCTCATGGTCTCTGCCTGTCAGCATATACCTCGCGAGGAATATATCGATTTTTTGAAGGTTTCTGATACGACGTATTTGGGCGTCTCACAATTGACCGACAGCTTGGAGGTGCCCTGGGATTTGCAGTTTAATCCGACGACCAAATCTATATTCTTTACGGAGATAAAGGGGCAGATTTCAGAATTGAACTTAGCCACGAATAAACGAACGATTATTTATACGGTTCCTCATGTTTTTCAAAAGCGATCGATGGGCCTATTGGGGTTAGCTCTGCATCCTGATTTTGATAAAAAACCGTATCTATATGTCTGCTATACCATCAAAGATGGTGAACATTATTTTAGTGAACTTGCTAAATTGAGGTATGTAGAAGGGAAAATTGTCGAATCAAAGGTGTTGTTGAAGATTGGTGGCGCATTGGGGCACAATGGGTCCAGATTACTCTTCGATAAAGAGCGATTACTATATTGGGCTACTGGTGATGCGCACTCCAATACCAATTCACAAGATTCAACAAATTTAAACGGAAAAGTACTTCGAATGACGGATGAAGGGCTTATCCCGTCCGATAATCCTATATCGAATTCGTACGTTTATGCATGGGGTTTTCGTAATATACAGGGGATGGCAATGACCTCCAAGGGACATCTGATGACTTCTGAACATGGGGATGCGATAGAGGACGAGATTAATCTAGTCAAGCCTTTGCATAATTACGGATGGAAGGAGATCGAAGGATTTCACGATACGGATGCAGAGAAGGAAATCGCTCGGCACAGTTCGCGAACAGAGCCCATCAAAGCCTGGACCCCAGTGATCGCTCCCGCTGCTATTTCCTACTATGGTTCTCAGGCCATCCCAGAATGGAGCAATAGTTTGCTGCTGACAACACTGAAAAACCAAAGTTTTCGAGTTTTAAAATTAGATGCTGAGCAGCAGGTAATTGCCGATGAAAAAGTATATTTTAAGAATCATTATGGACGGATTCGAGCTGTGACAATAGATGATACAGGGAATATCTATATCGCAACTAGCAATCGCGATTGGAATCCGCAAAATGGATTTCCGCAAAAAGGAGATGATCGTATCTTAAAATTGGCTGTAATCGATTTTGTACCGAAGGAATTCTTGATGGCTTATGAACCAGAAAATAAAAAGATAAGTGATGGAAAGGTGCTATATCAGTCATACTGTGCTTCGTGTCATAAAAATGATGGTAAAGGGGTGAGAAATTCCTTTCCGCCGCTGATTCAGACACCTACTATAACAGATGCCCACAAATTGGTCACGGTCTTATTGAAGGGATTAAAGGGGAAAAATGTAATCAATGGAGAGGAATATGATGAAGAAATGCCTGCATTCGGCTTTCTGTCCGATGCTGATGTTGCCACGATAGCAACCTATATTAGAACGCATTTCGGAAATAACTTGGGCTCAATAGACAGTGCTATGGTGAAAGATATTAGAATGACAACGCATAAATAA
- a CDS encoding RagB/SusD family nutrient uptake outer membrane protein, with protein MKNFIKTAGLLVASAMIIVSCNDDFLDRQPLDEVISDMYFEKPLDLEIYMNQFYSNAYFPKYQNHGNDYNSDDMVASTVDLRLQGTRTVVTSGTIDFTKVRSLNYFLSNYKKIEGKHDFNTYKQYVGEAYYFKAVTYFNLLKSYGDIQWLDKDLGTSSPELYNGRTPRNVVADRILGCLDTAAMYLTADRTNGYSRINRWIALLMQSRIALYEGSWQKYHSADEFKVSNANPNKYFQKAVDASEEIMKSGLYGVYTTGNGQIDYRDLFTKRDYSANVEVLFWRRYDNELSRGDNDFTNDRNFRMSQPLGRSLSKGLADSYLCTDGKPISGNALFKGYTNINQEFENRDSRLKQTVATPDQVWKIGANGATQLWSEIYNTLNSKTDLNAPTGYVIQKGYDPQVIYHVQQYEETPSILFRYAEVLLNNVEAKAELGGLKQEDVNRTINLLRNRVGMPNLDLSNITTDSKWDFPLLSSAINEIRRERRVELVGEGFRWDDIARWAAADELIVGKRPKGFLASQVKQNPFPVDSDGFLDPFQKAVPAGYGFKLNRDYLNSIPESEIRLNEGNLTQNPGW; from the coding sequence ATGAAAAATTTTATAAAAACGGCTGGTCTATTGGTAGCATCAGCGATGATAATAGTGTCTTGTAATGATGATTTTTTGGACAGACAGCCACTTGATGAGGTGATATCTGATATGTATTTTGAAAAACCATTGGATTTGGAGATTTATATGAATCAGTTTTATAGCAATGCATACTTTCCAAAATACCAGAATCACGGCAATGATTATAATAGTGATGATATGGTGGCTTCTACCGTAGATCTTCGCTTGCAAGGTACGCGTACAGTGGTTACCAGCGGGACAATCGATTTTACAAAAGTGAGAAGCTTGAACTATTTTTTGTCAAATTACAAAAAGATAGAAGGGAAGCATGATTTCAATACTTATAAGCAGTATGTTGGTGAGGCCTATTATTTTAAAGCTGTAACTTATTTTAACTTATTGAAATCGTATGGTGATATCCAATGGTTGGATAAAGATTTAGGAACAAGCTCACCGGAATTGTACAATGGCCGTACACCACGAAACGTCGTTGCCGATCGTATATTAGGTTGTCTGGATACAGCTGCGATGTATCTCACTGCCGACCGCACGAATGGCTATAGTCGTATCAATCGTTGGATCGCATTGTTGATGCAGAGTCGAATTGCGTTGTATGAGGGCTCGTGGCAGAAATATCACAGTGCCGATGAATTTAAAGTCTCCAATGCCAATCCTAATAAGTACTTTCAAAAGGCTGTAGACGCTAGTGAAGAAATTATGAAATCAGGTTTGTATGGCGTTTACACTACCGGGAATGGCCAAATTGATTATCGGGATCTCTTTACCAAGCGTGACTACTCGGCAAATGTGGAGGTGCTTTTTTGGAGGAGATATGATAATGAGCTTTCGCGCGGAGACAATGATTTTACGAATGATCGGAATTTTAGAATGTCTCAGCCGCTAGGAAGGTCACTATCTAAGGGTTTGGCTGACAGTTATCTTTGTACGGATGGGAAGCCTATCTCGGGCAATGCCTTATTCAAAGGATATACAAATATCAACCAAGAGTTTGAGAATCGCGATTCAAGGTTGAAACAGACTGTGGCAACTCCAGACCAGGTATGGAAAATAGGAGCAAATGGTGCTACCCAATTATGGTCAGAGATCTACAATACCTTAAACTCAAAGACTGACCTGAATGCACCTACGGGTTATGTCATTCAAAAGGGATATGATCCACAGGTTATCTATCATGTGCAGCAATATGAAGAAACGCCATCAATCTTATTTCGGTATGCGGAAGTCCTGTTGAACAATGTAGAGGCCAAAGCTGAATTAGGGGGACTCAAACAAGAAGATGTAAATCGAACTATTAATCTTTTGAGAAATAGGGTGGGAATGCCAAATTTGGATTTGTCGAATATCACTACAGATAGCAAATGGGATTTTCCATTGCTATCCTCAGCAATAAATGAAATCAGGAGAGAGCGGAGGGTCGAATTGGTAGGTGAGGGATTTCGATGGGATGATATCGCGCGTTGGGCAGCTGCGGATGAGTTGATAGTAGGCAAAAGACCTAAAGGTTTCCTTGCCAGTCAAGTTAAGCAGAATCCTTTCCCTGTGGATAGCGATGGGTTTCTAGATCCCTTTCAAAAAGCAGTTCCTGCAGGATATGGATTTAAGTTAAATCGAGATTACCTAAATTCCATTCCAGAAAGTGAGATTAGATTGAATGAAGGAAATCTCACTCAAAATCCTGGATGGTAG
- a CDS encoding SusC/RagA family TonB-linked outer membrane protein: MIPIRSIMVFVVLIFYGVAIHAQQKNTVNGTVKTTKGMPLAGVSVGVRGNDTKTQTDSKGAFRIEVSALTDTLQFSSVGFSTYLAALDGKREIQVVLNDASRDLEEVVVVGYGTQKKGNLTASIDVISGDRLKDRPANNVADLIKGASPNVNIEMGMRGGEPGAASGWNIRGVGSINGNSSPLILVDGVEMDLAGIDPETVESISVLKDASAAAVYGSRAPFGVILITTKKGSKLEGTKLDYSNNLSLSSPLRLPSFIDSYTWATAYNQANANAGLTAIYSDEQMERIKGYLDGTFPYEYDPERPIDNIWAGRRNGNANNDWPHILMGKNAFSQKHNVNVTGGGERTQYFLSSGYTKQNGTYAFGHDYFKRYNLMSNVSTQITDWLRLGSSLKWASTSTDFPMGETTVGREHTFREMLMFAPMMPHYNINGTVQSPLVRLLEDSGRDKKKNADFLANLSAEVEPIKGWKTALTYSYNIKNTKTSQNPKPVMVELGTGAFGNIGKPQSSYTAGYYEYVYKVLNAITSYESQWDNHYFKVLLGYEQEENLYTGLNATGTSPVVDDNPSIVTSLGGIVASDNMSHWATRGGFGRVNYNYQEKYLVELAARYNGSSRFPKENRFGFFPSASIGYVVSKEDFWEPIKDHVNNLKIRASYGSLGNQNVGNDLYYSRIPIRPELDWIINESRPQYGQVPILISDKITWETVTTLNLGTDVQLLDSRLGITFDWYNRTTSNMFGKAIELPYLLGAATPVTNNAKLSTKGFELVASWNDRFSNGISYNLKVSLGDSKTTILEYLNETGRIDTWYEGKRYGEIWGFETAGIMQVAGEKMADQSKYHSNWGPGDIKYTDLNGDGIINDGAGTLSDHGDLKVIGNSLPRYNIGVTAGASWKGVDFNMFWQGVGKRDFAPESSTPLFWGLTNAWANSGLYKNSPGLDYWRPADETNILGPNIDAYLPKPYFTAETEKNKLTQTRYLLNASYIRLKNVQVGYTFPQSIGGKVFSKARVYFSGENLLTFSSLPKVFDPETAIASDSREGGYLTSGVIYPMNKIISFGLNLTLK; encoded by the coding sequence ATGATACCAATTCGATCGATAATGGTATTCGTCGTCCTCATATTTTATGGGGTTGCGATCCATGCTCAGCAAAAAAACACTGTTAATGGAACAGTAAAGACCACAAAAGGTATGCCTTTGGCGGGTGTTAGTGTTGGAGTGAGGGGGAATGATACGAAAACACAGACCGATTCCAAAGGAGCTTTTAGGATTGAAGTCAGTGCACTAACAGATACGCTACAATTTAGTTCTGTAGGTTTTTCGACCTATTTGGCAGCGCTTGATGGTAAGCGGGAAATTCAGGTGGTGTTAAACGATGCTTCACGAGATTTAGAAGAGGTGGTGGTCGTTGGTTATGGAACTCAAAAGAAAGGCAACTTGACAGCTTCGATTGATGTCATCTCTGGCGATCGCCTGAAAGATAGGCCCGCAAATAATGTGGCGGATTTGATCAAAGGTGCATCACCTAACGTGAATATAGAGATGGGGATGCGGGGGGGAGAGCCAGGAGCTGCAAGCGGTTGGAATATACGGGGGGTAGGATCTATTAATGGGAATAGTAGTCCCTTGATACTGGTTGATGGAGTAGAGATGGATCTAGCTGGAATTGACCCGGAAACAGTAGAAAGTATTTCTGTATTGAAAGATGCTTCAGCAGCAGCAGTTTATGGGTCGCGCGCACCATTTGGTGTTATTTTGATCACGACGAAAAAGGGTTCTAAGCTCGAAGGGACAAAGTTGGACTATAGTAATAATCTGTCCTTGTCGTCACCACTTCGGTTGCCTAGTTTTATCGATTCATATACTTGGGCGACTGCGTATAACCAAGCCAATGCAAATGCCGGCCTTACAGCCATATATAGCGATGAGCAGATGGAGCGCATCAAAGGATACTTAGATGGTACTTTTCCATATGAATATGATCCAGAGCGTCCAATAGACAACATTTGGGCAGGAAGAAGAAATGGAAACGCTAATAATGATTGGCCACACATTTTAATGGGGAAAAATGCCTTCAGCCAAAAACATAATGTAAATGTCACAGGTGGAGGCGAGCGGACGCAGTACTTCCTTTCATCTGGATATACCAAGCAAAATGGAACATACGCTTTTGGGCATGACTATTTCAAACGCTACAACCTAATGTCCAATGTATCTACCCAAATCACAGATTGGTTGAGATTGGGGTCAAGTCTGAAATGGGCGTCTACATCCACAGATTTTCCTATGGGAGAAACTACAGTGGGGCGGGAACATACTTTTAGGGAGATGCTAATGTTTGCACCTATGATGCCTCATTATAATATTAACGGTACTGTTCAAAGCCCTTTGGTCCGACTTTTAGAGGATTCTGGTCGAGATAAAAAGAAGAATGCTGATTTTCTTGCAAACTTAAGTGCAGAAGTAGAGCCAATCAAAGGATGGAAAACAGCACTTACTTATAGTTACAACATCAAGAATACCAAAACCAGTCAAAATCCGAAGCCTGTGATGGTAGAGCTGGGGACAGGCGCATTTGGTAACATCGGGAAACCTCAATCTTCCTATACAGCAGGATATTACGAGTATGTATATAAGGTGTTGAATGCTATTACGTCGTATGAATCTCAATGGGACAATCATTATTTCAAAGTTCTCTTGGGGTATGAACAAGAAGAAAACCTATATACTGGATTGAATGCTACTGGGACCTCGCCCGTGGTGGATGACAATCCCTCTATCGTAACCTCGTTGGGCGGGATTGTCGCTTCTGATAATATGAGCCATTGGGCTACTCGTGGCGGTTTCGGTCGGGTGAATTACAATTATCAAGAAAAATATCTAGTAGAACTGGCGGCTCGTTACAATGGTTCGTCAAGGTTTCCAAAAGAAAATAGATTCGGCTTTTTTCCTTCTGCATCGATAGGGTATGTTGTTTCCAAAGAAGACTTTTGGGAACCGATAAAAGACCATGTAAATAATTTGAAAATCAGGGCTTCCTATGGATCTTTGGGGAATCAGAATGTAGGCAATGATTTATATTATTCGAGGATTCCGATAAGACCCGAGTTGGATTGGATTATCAACGAATCACGCCCTCAGTACGGGCAGGTGCCTATCTTAATCAGTGATAAAATAACGTGGGAAACGGTTACAACACTCAATTTGGGGACTGATGTACAGCTATTGGATTCTAGATTGGGAATTACATTTGATTGGTACAACCGTACTACCAGCAATATGTTTGGTAAAGCGATAGAGTTGCCTTATCTACTAGGTGCCGCCACCCCAGTGACCAACAATGCTAAGTTATCTACCAAGGGATTTGAATTGGTCGCATCGTGGAATGATAGGTTCTCAAATGGTATTAGTTACAATTTAAAAGTGTCCTTAGGGGATAGTAAAACGACAATCTTGGAGTATTTGAATGAAACAGGAAGGATTGACACGTGGTACGAAGGTAAGCGGTATGGGGAGATATGGGGATTTGAAACTGCAGGGATTATGCAGGTAGCAGGAGAGAAAATGGCCGATCAATCTAAATACCATAGCAATTGGGGGCCGGGTGATATCAAGTATACTGATTTAAATGGAGATGGAATTATCAACGATGGCGCCGGGACCTTGAGTGATCATGGCGATTTGAAAGTAATCGGTAATTCACTTCCAAGATATAATATTGGAGTGACGGCTGGTGCAAGTTGGAAAGGTGTTGATTTCAATATGTTTTGGCAGGGGGTTGGAAAACGGGATTTTGCTCCCGAGTCTTCTACTCCTTTGTTCTGGGGGTTGACTAATGCTTGGGCCAATTCTGGATTGTACAAAAACTCGCCAGGACTCGATTATTGGCGGCCTGCTGATGAGACCAATATTTTGGGACCAAATATAGACGCATACCTTCCTAAACCCTATTTTACGGCGGAGACCGAAAAAAATAAGCTTACCCAAACACGTTACCTCCTAAATGCCTCTTATATCCGTTTAAAAAACGTACAGGTAGGTTACACTTTTCCGCAAAGTATCGGTGGTAAGGTATTCAGTAAGGCACGTGTGTATTTCTCCGGCGAAAACCTCTTGACTTTCTCTAGTTTACCTAAGGTATTTGACCCCGAGACGGCTATTGCTTCGGATAGTAGAGAGGGGGGGTATTTGACAAGTGGTGTCATATATCCGATGAATAAAATTATATCCTTTGGTCTTAATCTAACATTGAAATAA
- a CDS encoding substrate-binding domain-containing protein, whose product MSEQNENQRFGIKEIAKLANVSIATVDRVLNNRKDVSDKTREKIKEIIKEHNYQPNLYARSLSVKNNLSFAILIPRTSLQTGYWELCLKGIDKGVKEFATFGINSEVFLYDQEDAATFLKLSAKVLQKKFNAVVIAPIFIKETIEFVSLCKQQRIETIFINSDIPGHSSLGYIGPDLNSTGRLAGNLTSYLVQNKARLLILNIAKGVKNYTYLNTKIEGYRNYLQSLDRAYDITIKDIPYNDYDEIAPKLLRYHTDIKPDLIFITNSRVSLVGQFFYENTELTKPHIIGFDFLGANVEYLAKGVIDFLICQRPDKQGYLALNYLYKYFLLKEEMVEFKPMPIDILTIENYLFYEN is encoded by the coding sequence ATGAGTGAACAGAATGAGAACCAGCGATTTGGTATCAAGGAAATTGCTAAGCTTGCCAATGTCTCTATTGCGACCGTAGATCGCGTACTCAACAATCGTAAGGATGTATCGGATAAGACGAGAGAAAAGATAAAGGAGATAATCAAAGAGCATAATTATCAACCTAATTTGTATGCTCGCTCTTTGTCGGTCAAAAATAATCTCAGTTTTGCAATTTTGATACCGAGGACTTCTTTACAGACTGGATATTGGGAGCTCTGTTTAAAGGGAATCGATAAAGGTGTTAAGGAATTTGCAACTTTTGGAATTAACAGCGAAGTTTTTTTATACGACCAAGAAGATGCAGCTACTTTTTTGAAATTATCGGCCAAGGTGCTGCAAAAAAAATTTAATGCCGTGGTGATTGCGCCCATATTTATTAAGGAGACAATAGAATTTGTTAGCTTATGTAAGCAACAGCGTATTGAGACGATTTTTATTAATTCGGATATACCAGGTCATTCCTCGTTGGGATACATCGGCCCGGATTTGAATAGTACAGGACGTTTAGCTGGAAATTTGACCTCATATTTGGTTCAAAACAAAGCTCGACTCTTAATTCTGAACATTGCAAAAGGGGTAAAAAACTACACCTATCTAAATACCAAGATAGAGGGTTATCGTAATTATTTGCAATCACTGGATAGGGCCTACGATATAACGATAAAAGATATTCCTTATAATGACTATGATGAAATCGCACCTAAACTTCTCCGCTATCATACGGATATCAAACCTGACTTGATTTTTATTACAAACTCGAGGGTATCGTTGGTGGGACAATTCTTTTATGAAAATACAGAATTGACCAAGCCGCATATAATCGGTTTTGATTTTTTGGGTGCAAATGTGGAATATCTAGCAAAGGGGGTAATTGATTTTTTGATATGTCAGCGGCCGGATAAACAAGGATACCTGGCATTGAATTATTTATACAAATACTTTTTGCTAAAAGAGGAGATGGTGGAATTCAAACCTATGCCAATAGATATCTTGACAATTGAAAATTATCTTTTTTATGAAAATTGA
- a CDS encoding nucleotidyltransferase domain-containing protein, whose protein sequence is MTIQTEFANNAKHILEKDEQIIGLAVGGSWLSGQMDEFSDLDLIIVTREKITDNPKEMIAYARRLGRFLSGFTGEHVGEPRLLICLYDRPLLHVDIKFVTLDECYNRVETPVILFDRNQQLQSALLKSESVFPYPNYQWIEDRFWIWVHYALLKIGRGEYFEALDFMGFLRMSTLGPLLHVKNNSLPRGVRKVEMELVSQDLEDLKLTIAQYDRSALLQGLQNAVRLYRDLRLVLFDHTIILQVETELQVMRYFENINSRSD, encoded by the coding sequence ATGACGATACAGACTGAATTTGCAAATAACGCAAAACATATTCTGGAGAAAGACGAGCAGATAATCGGACTCGCGGTGGGTGGGTCATGGCTGTCTGGACAGATGGACGAATTTTCAGATTTGGATTTAATCATCGTCACACGGGAAAAGATTACCGATAATCCAAAAGAGATGATAGCCTATGCTCGGCGATTGGGGAGGTTCTTGTCGGGGTTTACCGGTGAGCATGTGGGCGAGCCTAGACTATTGATATGTCTGTATGATCGTCCTCTTCTGCATGTAGATATCAAATTTGTCACATTAGATGAATGCTACAATCGAGTTGAAACGCCGGTCATACTTTTTGACAGAAACCAGCAGCTTCAATCAGCTTTGCTTAAATCCGAATCGGTCTTTCCATATCCAAACTATCAATGGATAGAAGATCGTTTTTGGATTTGGGTACATTACGCACTGCTTAAGATTGGTCGTGGGGAGTATTTCGAAGCATTGGATTTTATGGGATTTTTGAGAATGAGTACACTAGGACCTCTGCTTCATGTAAAGAATAACAGCTTGCCAAGAGGGGTGAGAAAAGTTGAAATGGAATTGGTGAGTCAGGATTTGGAAGATTTAAAGCTCACAATAGCACAGTATGATAGAAGCGCCTTACTGCAGGGCCTTCAAAATGCTGTTAGACTGTATCGCGACCTGCGATTGGTTCTTTTCGATCATACAATTATATTGCAAGTGGAAACGGAGCTGCAAGTCATGCGGTACTTTGAAAATATTAATAGCAGGTCCGATTAA
- a CDS encoding cation diffusion facilitator family transporter → MTGEDKAIKTIYFSIVGNTALALLKWLAGFFGNSYALIADAIESTVDILSSFLVLLGLKYAKRPADDNHPYGHGRVEPLITFIVVGFLIISATIIAYESIQNIGTPHDLPKPWTLAVLAGIIIWKEISFRVVMKKSKETGSSSLKADAWHHRSDAITSVAAFIGISIALFLGQGYESADDFAALLAAGFILYNCYHIFRPALGEIMDENVYQDLIDEIKRKALLVDGVIDTEKCFVRKSGTTYHVDLHAIVNGDISVRDGHRIAHELKDTLISKLPQLGHVLIHIEPKG, encoded by the coding sequence ATGACCGGTGAAGACAAAGCAATCAAGACAATTTATTTCAGCATAGTCGGTAATACAGCCTTAGCTTTATTAAAGTGGCTAGCCGGATTCTTTGGCAATTCATATGCGTTGATTGCAGATGCCATAGAATCTACTGTCGATATACTTTCTTCGTTCCTTGTACTTCTAGGACTCAAATACGCCAAACGACCAGCCGATGACAACCATCCATATGGACACGGTCGCGTCGAACCCTTGATTACCTTTATTGTCGTAGGTTTTCTGATTATCTCAGCCACGATAATCGCATATGAAAGCATCCAAAATATCGGAACACCACATGACCTTCCCAAACCTTGGACATTGGCCGTACTGGCGGGTATTATTATCTGGAAAGAGATTTCTTTCCGTGTGGTCATGAAAAAAAGCAAAGAAACAGGAAGCTCTTCGCTGAAAGCCGATGCTTGGCACCATAGAAGTGATGCCATAACATCTGTCGCGGCCTTCATAGGTATCTCTATAGCACTTTTTCTAGGCCAAGGATATGAAAGTGCAGATGATTTTGCCGCTCTACTTGCAGCTGGATTTATTCTATATAACTGTTACCACATCTTTAGACCCGCCTTGGGCGAAATCATGGACGAAAATGTATATCAAGACCTTATTGATGAAATCAAGAGGAAGGCCTTACTCGTCGACGGTGTGATAGACACCGAGAAATGCTTTGTGCGCAAGTCTGGGACCACTTACCATGTAGATCTGCACGCCATTGTCAATGGTGATATTTCTGTGAGAGATGGGCACCGCATCGCTCACGAGCTAAAGGATACTTTGATTTCCAAACTTCCCCAACTCGGGCACGTACTGATCCATATTGAGCCAAAAGGATAA
- a CDS encoding arginase has protein sequence MKKSIELIKNRSDIGAGTRGSDMGIDAIEIAAINKGSLFFKKYPSVDVQTRNDSIYETDANPFGKHIKEVYQQCRQVSTIVEDSLLKDNIPLVFSGDHSSAIGTIGGIKAAFPNKRLGVVWIDAHADIHSPYTTPSGNLHGMPLASVMQQDNLDSKQNEVDEHTRLYWEKLKHIGIPEVKVLPEDLVYFGVRDTEDAEEALMARLGIKNYRVNEVRDKTIKCCVEEVFNQMRHCDILYVSFDVDSMDSVMISEGTGTPVPRGFFPSEVTLLLKGLMASTKIVCLEVVEVNPLLDNRGNRMAEVTFDILEQVTPLLERA, from the coding sequence ATGAAAAAGTCGATAGAACTGATTAAGAATAGATCGGATATAGGTGCTGGAACTAGAGGTTCCGATATGGGAATCGATGCGATTGAGATTGCCGCTATAAATAAGGGAAGTCTATTTTTTAAGAAATATCCTTCGGTGGATGTACAGACACGAAATGATTCGATATATGAGACAGATGCAAATCCATTTGGTAAGCATATCAAAGAGGTGTATCAACAGTGCAGACAGGTGTCTACTATCGTGGAAGATAGTTTATTGAAGGATAACATTCCGTTGGTATTCTCTGGTGACCATTCTTCGGCAATTGGTACGATAGGGGGCATCAAGGCTGCATTTCCCAACAAGCGTTTGGGAGTGGTCTGGATAGATGCGCATGCCGACATCCATTCGCCTTACACAACTCCCTCTGGCAACCTGCATGGCATGCCACTTGCATCAGTGATGCAGCAGGATAATTTGGATAGCAAACAAAATGAGGTTGACGAGCATACTCGCTTATATTGGGAAAAATTAAAACATATCGGTATTCCAGAAGTGAAGGTACTACCTGAAGATTTGGTTTATTTTGGTGTGCGGGATACCGAAGACGCTGAAGAGGCTTTGATGGCGCGTTTGGGCATCAAAAACTATCGGGTGAATGAAGTGCGAGATAAAACAATAAAATGTTGTGTGGAAGAGGTATTCAATCAAATGCGCCACTGCGACATATTGTATGTGTCATTTGATGTGGACAGCATGGACAGTGTGATGATATCTGAAGGAACGGGTACACCTGTCCCACGAGGATTTTTCCCTTCGGAAGTCACACTGTTACTAAAGGGGCTAATGGCCTCTACTAAGATTGTCTGTTTGGAGGTGGTGGAGGTTAATCCTTTATTGGACAACCGAGGTAATAGAATGGCTGAGGTCACTTTTGACATTTTGGAGCAAGTAACTCCTTTACTGGAGAGAGCATAA